The following are encoded together in the Panthera leo isolate Ple1 chromosome B4, P.leo_Ple1_pat1.1, whole genome shotgun sequence genome:
- the LOC122224323 gene encoding cationic amino acid transporter 3-like, translated as MLRQTFRRVGQKLVHRPTLGEPVAEDDPERRLSTLDLVTLGVGRTLGVGVYVLACEVVSNQAGPSFVICVLIAGLSSMLAALCYAEITARVPHSGSAYLYSHVTIGELWAFITGWNLILSLVANAVIYFQVLFLLFESLRMTLQEFILTHVSHYLREDHLSFIFMFALWFFMGFLYDSTSSLAKVVMLVKILVLSFVIITGFIKGDLHNWKLTEEDYVKAGLNDTSKLGPLGSGGFVPFGFQGILRGAATCFYAFIGFEEIVTRVEEAQKPQRSIPRSIVISLFILFVLYFGVSLALTLMVPYYQLQPGSTLPEAFLFIGWAPAYYILVFGFFCSFWGSIFGFIDAMYQLLHKMAVDGLLFPVIAWILTRNIIIRMFFLIFMIIAAIMTFFFGITDVVDLMFIGSMISYSMVAICVLIIRYQPERRNGGNESEVQDENGPAARRLTLQGLLFPGSPTPTPLSGRVIYVCSLLLVMLLILLCLVLAQLPVLLSGDPVWISVSVLLLVLITGVTGVIWRQPQSSSSLHSKVSALPLLPVLSIFMNVYLMMQVAAATWIVFGVWMLIGFAIYFSYGFRYSLVSNRT; from the coding sequence ATGCTGCGTCAGACATTTCGTAGAGTTGGTCAAAAACTGGTACACAGACCTACGCTGGGGGAACCAGTGGCTGAGGATGACCCAGAGAGAAGACTGAGCACTCTGGATTTAGTGACCCTGGGTGTGGGCCGCACACTGGGTGTAGGTGTGTATGTCCTGGCTTGTGAGGTGGTCAGCAATCAAGCAGGACCATCCTTTGTGATTTGTGTTTTGATTGCCGGCCTATCTTCAATGTTGGCTGCGCTGTGCTATGCAGAGATTACTGCCCGGGTTCCCCATTCTGGCTCTGCATATCTCTACAGCCATGTCACTATAGGTGAGCTTTGGGCTTTCATCACTGGCTGGAACCTCATCCTCTCCCTTGTTGCTAATGCAGTCATTTATTTCCAGGTATTGTTCTTACTTTTTGAGTCACTGCGTATGACACTGCAAGAATTTATCTTAACGCATGTTTCCCACTACCTTAGAGAAGACCATTTAAGCTTCATTTTTATGTTCGCTCTGTGGTTTTTCATGGGTTTCTTGTATGATTCAACTTCCTCACTTGCCAAAGTGGTCATGTTGGTGAAAATTTTGGTTCTCAGTTTTGTCATCATCACTGGCTTCATTAAGGGGGACCTGCACAACTGGAAGCTCACAGAAGAGGACTACGTAAAGGCTGGACTCAATGACACTTCTAAGTTGGGCCCTCTGGGCTCTGGAGGATTTGTGCCTTTTGGCTTCCAGGGGATTCTCCGTGGAGCAGCTACCTGTTTCTATGCATTTATAGGTTTTGAGGAAATTGTTACCAGAGTTGAGGAAGCCCAGAAGCCCCAACGTTCCATCCCCAGGAGCATTGTTATTTCACTGTTCATCCTCTTCGTGCTGTATTTTGGTGTCTCTTTAGCACTTACACTTATGGTGCCTTACTACCAGCTTCAACCTGGGAGCACCTTGCCCGAGGCATTTCTCTTTATTGGCTGGGCTCCTGCCTACTATATTCTAGTGTTTggatttttctgtagtttttggGGAAGTATCTTTGGATTTATTGACGCCATGTACCAGCTGTTACACAAGATGGCAGTGGATGGCCTCCTGTTCCCTGTCATTGCCTGGATCCTTACCAGGAACATCATCatcagaatgttttttttaatctttatgatCATTGCAGCAATCATGACCTTCTTCTTTGGAATCACTGATGTTGTGGACCTCATGTTTATTGGGTCCATGATATCTTACTCCATGGTTGCTATTTGTGTTCTCATCATCAGGTATCAGCCTGAGAGGAGGAATGGGGGAAATGAATCAGAGGTGCAGGATGAGAATGGACCTGCAGCAAGGAGGCTGACTCTACAGGGACTACTTTTTCcaggcagccccacccccactccactctcTGGCCGAGTTATCTATGTTTGCTCCTTACTGCTTGTTATGCTGCTTATTCTTCTGTGCCTGGTGCTGGCCCAGTTGCCAGTCCTGCTTTCTGGAGACCCAGTGTGGATTTCAGTGTCTGTGCTGCTCCTGGTGCTCATCACTGGGGTCACTGGGGTCATCTGGAGACAGCCTCAGAGCTCCAGTTCCCTTCACTCTAAGgtctctgctctgcctctcctcccagtACTGAGCATCTTCATGAATGTTTACCTTATGATGCAGGTGGCAGCTGCCACCTGGATAGTATTTGGTGTCTGGATGCTGATTGGGTTTGCTATCTACTTCAGCTATGGGTTCCGGTATAGCCTGGTCTCTAACCGCACTTAA